The Mya arenaria isolate MELC-2E11 chromosome 16, ASM2691426v1 genome includes a window with the following:
- the LOC128222326 gene encoding cholecystokinin receptor-like, which yields MNTSQGSFPVYPNGLMTSSNASQYYTGVDYNTFDTSLYMSDLDSDLYLDLRPLNIVLIVLYGIIFLSGLFGNIIVIISIIRFKSLRTLTNYFLLNLTIGDILVIIVCIPLTLGSTIYKKWVYGEMLCKLFPFLQGSAVSVSVLSLLSITGSRCVAIYRPLVSKIVFSKRNVRMMILLIWIISCAAMLPFTLMVDASSCQNKRNQILLQQRRRTVKMLVCILVTFGICWLPYYAVNFWIDANIDNASKTEIISSVYRYCFPLVILLGLSNSAVNPVFYYIMCRGFRRSFNTILCSGLLKRGEQLLGQTVKAKRTMSESVDTALL from the exons ATGAACACTAGTCAGGGGTCATTTCCGGTTTATCCGAACGGATTGATGACATCATCCAATGCGTCACAGTATTATACTGGCGTCGATTATAACACGTTCGATACATCGCTCTATATGTCGGATTTGGACAGTGATCTATATCTAGACCTTCGTCCTCTGAACATCGTTTTAATAGTGCTATACGGAATAATTTTTCTTAGCGGATTATTCGGAAACATAATTGTGATCATTTCCATCATTCGCTTCAAAAGTCTCAGAACATTGACAAATTATTTTCTGCTTAATTTAACAATCGGAGATATTTTAGTTATCATAGTGTGCATTCCCCTTACGTTGGGatcaacaatttacaaaaagtgGGTTTATGGAGAAATGTTGTGCAAATTATTTCCCTTTCTACAAGGGTCTGCCGTATCAGTGTCAGTGCTCTCCCTTTTGTCTATTACTGGAAGTAGATGTGTTGCCATTTATAGACCGCTTGTATCAAAGATAGTATTTTCGAAACGGAATGTTCGGATGATGATACTTTTAATTTGGATTATTTCTTGTGCTGCTATGTTACCTTT TACACTAATGGTAGACGCAAGCTCCTGCCAAAATAAAAGGAACCAAATCCTGTTACAACAAAGACGTCGAACAGTTAAAATGCTCGTCTGTATTTTAGTCACATTTGGCATCTGTTGGTTACCTTACTACGCTGTAAATTTCTGGATCGATGCCAATATCGACAACGCGTCTAAAACGGAAATTATATCATCGGTCTATAGGTACTGTTTTCCTCTAGTAATTTTACTTGGACTATCCAACTCAGCAGTAAATCCGGTTTTTTATTACATAATGTGTCGTGGATTTAGGAGAAGTTTCAACACAATATTGTGCAGTGGCTTGCTCAAACGAGGGGAACAGCTGTTGGGACAAACAGTGAAAGCGAAACGTACAATGAGTGAAAGTGTCGATACAGCTCTGCTTTAG